Proteins from one Microcaecilia unicolor chromosome 2, aMicUni1.1, whole genome shotgun sequence genomic window:
- the LOC115461871 gene encoding uncharacterized protein LOC115461871 has protein sequence MVNGEDLGLQQQMPGPEGAVTHPEKRTEVTLEAIWGKLESMDVTLQKSSGDVHTLNNKFEELKMTVESVKRDMLEQVKVVRMDPKEMFAFMTHQFQKQQEMAHKLMEESLAASRAQQQPLLDLFQEFLRAGGRVPGPGESGATFRGEGPAGLMEVLGDPGKTRDTGGHKKTVQRQRALSMKELEQETDFPDEAGEVREQFPSFEREQRADPTLQYAWERVRDGGRGAQGPGFVVDKGLLFREPAGEGMGDVRRQFRKKSKEKPSKTDELLQDSIKQEVQLSTEEKTT, from the exons ATGGTGAATGGCGAGGACCTAGGGCTGCAACAGCAGATGCCGGGACCTGAAGGAGCTGTTACTCATCCGGAGAAAAGAACGGAGGTGACATTAGAGGCGATTTGGGGAAAGCTGGAAAGTATGGACGTTACTTTACAGAAATCTTCAGGTGATGTACACACTTTGAACAATAAGTTTGAAGAATTAAAAATGACTGTTGAATCTGTGAAACGTGATATGCTTGAACAG GTCAAGGTGGTCAGGATGGATCCGAAGGAGATGTTTGCCTTTATGACGCACCAATTCCAAAAACAACAAGAGATGGCACATAAACTTATGGAGGAGTCGTTGGCGGCTTCCAGAGCTCAGCAGCAACCACTTTTGGACCTGTTTCAGGAATTCCTGCGAGCCGGAGGAAGAGTGCCGGGGCCTGGCGAGAGTGGTGCAACTTTTCGGGGCGAAGGGCCAGCTGGACTG ATGGAGGTATTGGGTGACCCGGGGAAAACCAGAGATACCGGGGGGCATAAGAAGACAGTTCAGCGTCAGAGAGCTCTATCTATGAAAGAACTGGAGCAGGAGACTGATTTCCCTGATGAGGCAGGGGAGGTAAGGGAGCAGTTCCCTTCTTTTGAGAGGGAGCAGCGGGCAGATCCCACTCTGCAGTATGCCTGGGAGCGAGTAAGGGATGGGGGCAGAGGGGCTCAGGGCCCAGGTTTTGTGGTAGACAAGGGACTTCTTTTCCGCGAACCtgcgggggaggggatgggggacgTACGGAGGCA gtttaggaagaagagcaAGGAAAAGCCCTCCAAGACAGATGAACTGTTGCAGGACTCCATAAAGCAGGAAGTTCAGCTAAGTACTGAAGAGAAGACAACTTAA